A genome region from Paradevosia shaoguanensis includes the following:
- a CDS encoding succinate dehydrogenase iron-sulfur subunit: protein MVQLTLPKNSQIKPGKTWPKPDSSALREYRVYRYDPDSGENPRVDTYWVDTKDCGPMILDGLLWIKNKVDPTLTLRRSCREGICGSCAMNIDGFNTLACTKGMDEIKGAIKIYPLPHMPVVKDLVPDLTTFYAQHRSIEPWLKTTSPTPKTEWLQSKPERAKLDGLYECILCACCSTSCPSYWWNGEKYLGPAILLQAYRWLIDSRDEATEERLDNLEDPFKLYRCHTIMNCSKTCPKGLNPAKAIAEIKKMMVERRVSA from the coding sequence ATGGTCCAGCTGACGCTTCCGAAGAACTCCCAGATCAAGCCCGGAAAAACCTGGCCGAAGCCGGACAGCTCGGCCCTGCGCGAATACCGTGTCTATCGCTACGATCCCGATAGCGGGGAGAACCCGCGCGTCGACACCTATTGGGTCGACACCAAGGATTGCGGCCCGATGATCCTGGACGGCCTGCTCTGGATCAAGAACAAGGTCGATCCCACCCTGACGCTGCGCCGCTCCTGCCGTGAAGGCATCTGTGGGTCCTGCGCCATGAATATCGATGGCTTCAACACCCTCGCCTGCACCAAGGGCATGGACGAGATCAAGGGCGCCATCAAGATCTACCCGCTGCCACATATGCCGGTGGTCAAGGACCTGGTGCCCGACCTCACCACGTTCTACGCCCAGCACCGTTCGATCGAGCCCTGGCTCAAGACCACCTCGCCGACGCCGAAGACCGAATGGCTGCAGTCCAAGCCCGAGCGCGCCAAGCTCGACGGGCTCTATGAATGCATCCTGTGCGCCTGCTGCTCGACCTCGTGCCCGTCCTATTGGTGGAATGGCGAAAAGTATCTGGGGCCGGCCATCCTGCTCCAGGCCTATCGCTGGCTCATCGACAGCCGCGACGAGGCCACCGAGGAGCGGCTGGACAATCTCGAGGACCCGTTCAAGCTCTATCGCTGCCACACCATCATGAACTGCTCGAAAACCTGCCCCAAGGGCCTCAACCCGGCCAAGGCGATCGCCGAGATCAAGAAGATGATGGTCGAGCGGCGGGTTAGCGCCTAA
- a CDS encoding AprI/Inh family metalloprotease inhibitor — protein MRGISSTVAGVSLAVTLAACGATTSNMPNIVGQSAPSALPPVQSSAVSSNALPQLPGSTVQGPINPSLTGTPVLGGASVQQQTLTTGDITGNGAPSLDPLAIPGQVTAGARDLSGGVSVDKLIGGWTLAGGNTQCRVNLTQTVKTGTTRYRASVPGCQIGGLANVSSWAVVGGQVQLFDEAGSIMAILTQSGNQFIGTAAGGIAVTMVS, from the coding sequence ATGCGTGGAATCTCCTCGACCGTAGCGGGCGTCTCGCTCGCCGTGACCCTGGCTGCCTGTGGCGCCACCACCTCGAACATGCCCAATATCGTGGGCCAGAGCGCGCCTTCGGCGTTGCCGCCGGTACAGTCATCGGCCGTATCGTCCAACGCGTTGCCGCAGCTTCCGGGCTCGACGGTGCAGGGGCCGATCAATCCTTCGCTCACCGGCACGCCGGTTCTCGGCGGCGCCTCGGTGCAGCAGCAGACACTCACCACCGGCGATATCACCGGCAACGGTGCCCCATCGCTCGATCCGCTGGCCATTCCCGGCCAGGTCACGGCCGGCGCCCGCGATCTTTCGGGTGGCGTTTCGGTCGACAAGCTCATCGGCGGCTGGACGCTGGCAGGCGGCAACACCCAGTGCCGCGTCAACCTCACCCAGACGGTCAAGACCGGCACGACGCGTTATCGTGCTTCGGTTCCGGGCTGCCAGATCGGCGGGCTGGCCAATGTCTCATCCTGGGCGGTGGTCGGCGGCCAGGTGCAGCTCTTCGACGAGGCCGGTTCGATCATGGCCATCCTCACCCAGTCGGGCAACCAGTTCATCGGTACCGCGGCCGGCGGCATCGCCGTGACCATGGTCAGCTAA
- the zapE gene encoding cell division protein ZapE codes for MEQGSVADDPLQRRAALVLDRVAIGLLGTGRGGLSGLFGKRGPVRGAYLVGDVGRGKTMLMDLFFAAVPIREKRRVHFHEFMSEVHEAIIAFRVKAKGKSESADPIAAVTKPLVKSLKLLCLDEFHVHDITNAMLLQRLFEKLFEGGVTLVATSNVVPDQLYENGLNRQLFLPFIKLLKEHTELVTLDGPTDYRRLKFEGQEVYFFGPEAQAGMDRLWLRLTGGLEGEPTEIKLGSRRLKVPRAAMGAARFGFADLCEKPYGAFDYLKLAHAFDTILIDGIPQFDRSRSDAAKRLILLIDTLYDRGVKLAASFAAPLDQLGQDDRTRFEFARTVSRLIEMQSADYLEAPHKAETSA; via the coding sequence GTGGAGCAGGGCAGCGTCGCCGACGATCCCCTGCAACGCCGAGCCGCGCTTGTGCTCGATCGCGTGGCCATAGGCCTCCTCGGCACCGGCCGCGGCGGCCTTTCCGGGCTGTTCGGCAAGCGCGGGCCGGTGCGCGGCGCCTATCTCGTAGGCGATGTCGGGCGTGGCAAGACCATGCTCATGGACCTCTTCTTCGCCGCCGTGCCCATCCGCGAGAAGCGACGTGTGCATTTTCACGAATTCATGAGCGAGGTGCACGAGGCGATCATCGCCTTCCGCGTCAAGGCCAAGGGAAAGAGCGAGAGCGCCGACCCCATCGCGGCCGTGACGAAGCCACTGGTCAAGTCTCTCAAGCTCCTTTGCCTCGATGAATTCCACGTCCACGACATCACCAATGCCATGCTGCTGCAGCGGCTCTTCGAAAAACTCTTCGAGGGCGGGGTGACGCTGGTGGCGACCTCCAACGTCGTACCCGACCAGCTCTACGAGAACGGGCTCAACCGCCAGCTCTTCCTGCCCTTCATCAAGCTCCTCAAGGAGCATACCGAGCTCGTGACGCTCGATGGCCCCACCGACTACCGGCGTCTCAAGTTCGAGGGGCAGGAGGTCTATTTCTTCGGCCCCGAGGCGCAGGCGGGCATGGATCGCCTCTGGCTCCGCCTCACCGGTGGGCTGGAAGGAGAGCCCACCGAGATCAAGCTCGGCAGTCGGCGTCTCAAGGTTCCGCGCGCGGCGATGGGCGCGGCGCGATTCGGCTTTGCCGATCTATGCGAAAAGCCCTATGGCGCCTTCGATTACCTCAAGCTCGCGCATGCCTTCGATACGATCCTCATCGACGGCATTCCCCAGTTCGACCGTTCGCGATCGGACGCTGCCAAGCGCCTGATCCTTTTGATCGACACGCTCTACGACAGGGGTGTAAAGCTGGCGGCGAGCTTCGCCGCTCCGCTCGATCAGCTCGGTCAGGACGACCGGACGCGCTTTGAATTCGCCCGTACCGTTTCACGCCTCATCGAGATGCAGTCGGCGGACTATCTCGAGGCCCCTCACAAAGCAGAAACAAGCGCTTAA
- the mdh gene encoding malate dehydrogenase: MARKKIALIGAGQIGGTLAHLAALKDLGDIVLFDIQDGVAAGKALDLAQSGPVEGFDAKLKGTTEYKDIEGADVVIVTAGVPRKPGMSRDDLLEINLKVMEQVGAGIAKYAKDAFVICITNPLDAMVWALQKFSGLPANRVVGMAGVLDSGRFRHFIADELGVSVEDVTAFVLGGHGDTMVPLARYSTVAGIPLTDVVKMGWMSKEKLDQIIQRTRDGGAEIVGLLKTGSAFYAPAASAIAMAESYLKDKKRVLPVAAQLTGQYGVKGTYVGVPVVVGAGGAEKIVEISLNSAEQKAFDKSVGAVESLIEACKKIAPKLA; encoded by the coding sequence ATGGCGCGCAAGAAGATCGCTCTCATCGGGGCGGGACAGATTGGCGGAACTCTCGCTCATCTGGCGGCTCTCAAAGATCTCGGCGACATAGTGCTCTTCGATATTCAGGACGGCGTGGCGGCGGGCAAGGCGCTCGACCTGGCCCAGTCCGGTCCGGTGGAAGGTTTTGATGCCAAGCTCAAGGGCACGACCGAATACAAGGACATCGAAGGCGCCGACGTCGTCATCGTCACCGCCGGCGTGCCGCGCAAGCCGGGCATGAGCCGCGATGACCTGCTCGAAATCAACCTCAAGGTGATGGAGCAGGTGGGCGCCGGCATTGCCAAGTACGCCAAGGATGCCTTCGTCATCTGCATCACCAATCCGCTCGATGCCATGGTCTGGGCGCTCCAGAAGTTCTCGGGCCTGCCTGCCAACCGCGTCGTCGGCATGGCCGGTGTGCTCGATTCCGGCCGCTTCCGCCACTTCATCGCCGATGAACTGGGCGTCTCGGTCGAAGACGTCACGGCTTTCGTCCTCGGCGGCCATGGCGACACCATGGTGCCGCTGGCCCGCTATTCGACCGTTGCCGGCATCCCGCTGACCGACGTCGTCAAGATGGGCTGGATGAGCAAGGAAAAGCTTGACCAGATCATCCAGCGTACCCGCGACGGCGGCGCCGAGATCGTCGGGCTCTTGAAGACCGGTTCGGCTTTCTATGCCCCGGCCGCTTCGGCAATCGCCATGGCTGAAAGCTATCTCAAGGACAAGAAGCGCGTGCTTCCGGTCGCTGCCCAGCTCACTGGCCAGTATGGCGTCAAGGGCACCTATGTGGGCGTTCCGGTCGTGGTCGGCGCTGGTGGTGCCGAGAAGATCGTCGAGATCTCGCTCAATTCGGCCGAGCAGAAAGCCTTCGACAAGTCGGTCGGCGCCGTCGAGAGCCTGATCGAGGCCTGCAAGAAGATCGCGCCCAAGCTGGCGTAA
- the sucC gene encoding ADP-forming succinate--CoA ligase subunit beta has protein sequence MNIHEHQAKALLKEYGVPVAGGVAIFSADEAEAAARSLPGPLYVVKSQIHAGGRGKGKFKELSADAKGGVRLAKSVEDVVANAREMLGNTLVTKQTGASGKQVNRLYIEDGADIDRELYLSILVDRAVGRVAFVVSTEGGMDIEAVAEHTPEKIVTLAIDPDTGVTAADVEQLASALQLDAAAKADGASLFPALYKAFCDKDMSLLEVNPLIVMKDGHLRVLDAKVSFDNNALFRHPDVVALRDTSEEDAKEIEASKYDLAYVALDGNIGCMVNGAGLAMATMDIIKLYGEEPANFLDVGGGASKEKVTAAFKIITADPNVKGILVNIFGGIMRCDVIAEGVVAAVREVGLKVPLVVRLEGTNVKEGKAILKDSGLNVIPADDLDDAAQKIVKAIKGQ, from the coding sequence ATGAACATCCACGAACACCAGGCTAAGGCGCTGCTCAAGGAATATGGCGTGCCTGTCGCCGGCGGCGTCGCCATTTTCTCGGCCGACGAGGCAGAGGCTGCGGCCCGCTCGCTTCCCGGCCCGCTCTATGTGGTCAAGAGCCAGATCCATGCCGGCGGTCGCGGCAAGGGCAAGTTCAAGGAATTGTCCGCCGATGCCAAGGGCGGCGTGCGCCTCGCCAAGTCCGTCGAGGATGTGGTGGCCAATGCCCGCGAAATGCTGGGCAATACCCTCGTCACCAAGCAGACCGGCGCCTCGGGCAAGCAGGTCAATCGCCTCTATATCGAAGACGGCGCCGATATCGATCGTGAGCTCTATCTCTCGATCCTCGTCGACCGCGCCGTCGGGCGGGTGGCTTTCGTCGTCTCGACCGAAGGCGGCATGGATATCGAGGCCGTTGCCGAGCACACGCCTGAAAAGATCGTGACCCTCGCCATCGATCCCGATACGGGCGTCACCGCCGCCGATGTCGAACAGCTCGCCTCCGCCTTGCAGCTCGACGCCGCGGCCAAAGCAGACGGCGCCTCGCTGTTCCCGGCGCTCTACAAGGCGTTCTGCGACAAGGACATGAGCCTCCTCGAGGTCAATCCGCTCATCGTCATGAAGGACGGTCACCTGCGCGTCCTCGACGCAAAAGTGTCTTTCGACAACAACGCGCTCTTCCGTCATCCCGATGTCGTCGCGCTGCGCGATACCAGCGAGGAAGACGCCAAGGAGATCGAGGCCTCCAAGTACGACCTCGCCTATGTGGCGCTCGACGGCAATATCGGCTGCATGGTCAACGGGGCCGGGCTCGCCATGGCGACCATGGACATCATCAAGCTCTACGGCGAAGAGCCGGCGAACTTCCTCGATGTCGGCGGCGGCGCCTCCAAGGAGAAGGTCACCGCGGCCTTCAAGATCATCACCGCCGACCCGAACGTGAAGGGCATCCTCGTCAACATCTTCGGCGGCATCATGCGTTGCGACGTCATCGCCGAGGGCGTGGTTGCGGCCGTCAGGGAAGTCGGGCTCAAGGTGCCGCTGGTCGTGCGCCTCGAAGGCACCAACGTCAAGGAAGGCAAGGCGATCCTCAAGGATTCCGGCCTCAACGTCATCCCGGCCGACGATCTGGACGATGCCGCGCAGAAGATCGTCAAGGCGATCAAGGGCCAGTGA
- the sucD gene encoding succinate--CoA ligase subunit alpha: protein MSILVNKDTKVLVQGLTGKTGTFHTEQALAYYGTKMVGGINPKKGGETWTSGVDGTNLPIFASVAEARERTGANASVVYVPPAGAADAILEAIDAEIPLIVAITEGVPVLDMVKVKARLEKSKSRLIGPNCPGVLTPEECKIGIMPGSIFSKGSVGIVSRSGTLTYEAVFQTTNAGLGQTTAVGIGGDPVKGTEFIDMLEMFLADEATKSIIMIGEIGGSAEEDAAQFLIDEAKRGRKKPMAGFIAGLTAPAGRTMGHAGAVISGGKGGAEDKIAAMERAGIRVSKSPARIGVTLAEVLKG, encoded by the coding sequence ATGTCCATTCTCGTCAACAAAGACACCAAGGTTCTCGTCCAGGGCCTGACCGGCAAGACCGGTACTTTCCATACCGAGCAGGCGCTGGCCTATTACGGCACCAAGATGGTGGGCGGCATCAATCCCAAGAAGGGCGGCGAGACCTGGACGAGCGGTGTCGACGGCACCAACCTGCCGATCTTTGCCAGCGTTGCTGAAGCCAGGGAGCGCACCGGCGCCAATGCCTCGGTGGTCTATGTGCCGCCGGCCGGCGCCGCCGATGCCATCCTCGAAGCGATCGACGCGGAAATCCCGCTCATCGTTGCCATCACCGAAGGCGTGCCGGTCCTCGACATGGTCAAGGTCAAGGCCCGCCTCGAAAAGTCCAAGTCGCGCCTTATCGGGCCGAATTGCCCGGGCGTCTTGACACCCGAGGAATGCAAGATCGGCATCATGCCGGGCTCGATTTTCTCGAAGGGCTCCGTCGGCATTGTTTCGCGCTCGGGCACGCTTACCTATGAGGCAGTGTTCCAGACCACCAATGCGGGCCTGGGCCAGACTACTGCCGTGGGTATCGGCGGTGATCCGGTCAAGGGCACCGAGTTCATCGATATGCTCGAGATGTTCCTCGCCGACGAAGCCACCAAGTCCATCATCATGATCGGCGAAATCGGCGGTTCAGCCGAAGAGGACGCTGCCCAATTCCTGATCGATGAGGCCAAGCGCGGCCGCAAGAAGCCGATGGCCGGCTTCATTGCCGGCCTCACGGCGCCGGCCGGGCGCACCATGGGCCATGCTGGTGCCGTAATTTCGGGCGGTAAGGGCGGTGCGGAAGACAAGATCGCGGCCATGGAGCGGGCCGGCATCCGCGTCTCCAAATCCCCGGCGCGTATCGGGGTGACGCTGGCCGAAGTCCTCAAGGGCTGA
- a CDS encoding 2-oxoglutarate dehydrogenase E1 component, with protein MTRQEKNEAFLLTSFLYGGNADYIEELYARFKADPSSVDPTWASYFGKLGDDAAQVSKNAEGPSWARSDWPQAANGELVSALDGNWGISPSQIAMKTAKAVTAKAETAGAPIPTPAEVMQAARDSIHAIMMIRAYRMRGHLQADLDPLKLKAPEPAPELDPATYGFQPSDYERKIFIDNYLGLEFATVPEMLAILQRTYCSTVGVEFMHISDPESKQWIQERIEGPDKEITFTPEGKKAILNKLIEAEGFEKFLDVKYTGTKRFGLDGSESLIPALEQIIKRGGALGVKDIVLGMAHRGRLNVLTQVMHKPHRALFHEFKGGAFYPDDVEGSGDVKYHLGASSDREFDSNKVHLSLTANPSHLEIVDPVVLGKARAKQDQYNSPDGKLSSYDQSRVIDRSMAMPLLIHGDAAFAGQGVVAESLGLSGLKGHRTGGSIHFVINNQIGFTTSPIYSRSSPYPTDVAKMIEAPVFHVNGDDPEAVVFVAKVATEYRQRFGRPVVIDMFCYRRFGHNEGDEPSFTQPLMYSRIRSHKTTLEIYSEKLVAEGLLTAEEVDKLKAGWRQHLESEFEAGQDYRPNKADWLDGQWKKFKAAEVDGPRRGDTGVSLDRLKAIGTKLSTVPEGFNVHRTVKRFMDNRLAAIDSGEGIDWATAEALAFGTLVTDGHPVRLSGQDVERGTFSQRHSVLNDQETDETYTPLNNLDADQSRYEVINSMLSEEAVLGFEYGYSLAEPNTLTLWEAQFGDFANGAQVVVDQFISSGERKWFRMSGLVMLLPHGYEGQGPEHSSARLERYLQLCAEDNMQVANCTTPANYYHILRRQIARDFRKPLILMTPKSLLRHKRAVSGLVELGPDSCFHRLLWDDAESPGVPKTTIRLTSDDKIRRVVLCSGKVYYDLLEDREKRGIDDVYLLRLEQLYPFPAKALLDELSRFKNAEIVWCQEEPRNMGAWAFVQPYIDWVMDQMGRAGQRPRYVGRPASASTATGLMRLHLEQLHSFLEEAFAK; from the coding sequence ATGACACGACAGGAAAAGAACGAAGCGTTCTTGTTGACCTCCTTCCTCTATGGCGGCAATGCTGACTATATCGAGGAGCTTTATGCGAGGTTCAAAGCCGATCCCTCGAGTGTCGATCCCACCTGGGCGAGCTATTTCGGCAAGCTCGGCGATGACGCCGCCCAGGTTTCCAAGAATGCCGAAGGCCCGTCCTGGGCTCGCAGCGACTGGCCGCAGGCCGCCAATGGCGAGCTGGTGTCGGCGCTCGACGGTAATTGGGGCATCAGCCCCTCCCAGATCGCCATGAAGACGGCCAAGGCCGTCACCGCCAAGGCCGAGACGGCCGGCGCGCCGATCCCGACGCCCGCCGAAGTCATGCAGGCGGCGCGCGATTCCATCCACGCGATCATGATGATCCGGGCCTACCGGATGCGGGGGCACCTGCAGGCGGACCTGGACCCACTTAAACTCAAGGCGCCCGAGCCGGCGCCGGAGCTCGACCCGGCCACCTACGGTTTCCAGCCGTCCGATTACGAGCGCAAGATCTTCATCGATAATTATCTCGGCCTCGAATTCGCGACCGTGCCCGAGATGCTGGCGATCCTGCAGCGCACCTATTGCTCGACGGTGGGCGTGGAGTTCATGCACATCTCCGATCCCGAATCCAAGCAATGGATTCAGGAGCGGATCGAGGGGCCGGACAAGGAAATCACCTTCACGCCCGAGGGCAAGAAGGCCATACTCAACAAGCTGATCGAGGCCGAAGGCTTCGAGAAGTTCTTGGACGTCAAGTACACGGGCACCAAGCGCTTTGGCCTGGATGGTTCGGAATCGCTGATCCCGGCACTGGAACAAATCATCAAGCGCGGCGGCGCGCTGGGCGTTAAGGACATCGTGCTGGGCATGGCCCATCGCGGGCGCCTCAACGTGCTCACCCAGGTCATGCACAAGCCGCACCGCGCCCTCTTCCATGAGTTCAAGGGCGGCGCCTTCTATCCCGACGACGTCGAGGGTTCGGGCGACGTGAAGTATCACCTGGGCGCCTCATCGGACCGCGAGTTCGACAGCAACAAGGTGCACCTGTCGCTGACGGCCAACCCCTCGCACCTCGAAATCGTCGATCCGGTGGTGCTGGGCAAGGCCCGCGCCAAGCAGGACCAGTACAATTCGCCCGACGGCAAGCTCTCGTCCTACGACCAGAGCCGCGTCATCGACCGCTCGATGGCCATGCCGCTGCTCATCCATGGCGATGCGGCCTTTGCCGGCCAGGGCGTGGTGGCGGAAAGCCTGGGGCTTTCGGGCCTCAAGGGTCACCGTACGGGCGGCTCGATCCATTTCGTGATCAACAACCAGATCGGCTTTACCACCTCCCCGATCTATTCGCGCTCCTCGCCCTATCCGACCGATGTGGCCAAGATGATCGAAGCGCCGGTCTTCCACGTCAACGGGGATGACCCGGAGGCCGTGGTCTTCGTTGCCAAGGTCGCCACCGAATATCGCCAGCGCTTCGGACGCCCGGTGGTCATCGACATGTTCTGCTATCGCCGCTTCGGCCATAACGAAGGCGACGAGCCCAGCTTCACCCAGCCGCTGATGTATTCGCGCATCCGCAGCCACAAGACGACGCTGGAAATCTATTCGGAAAAGCTGGTCGCCGAAGGCCTGCTCACCGCCGAAGAGGTCGACAAGCTCAAGGCCGGCTGGCGTCAGCACCTCGAAAGCGAGTTCGAGGCCGGCCAGGATTACCGCCCCAACAAGGCCGACTGGCTCGACGGGCAGTGGAAGAAGTTCAAGGCCGCCGAAGTCGACGGGCCGCGCCGCGGCGACACCGGGGTAAGCCTGGATCGCCTCAAGGCCATCGGCACCAAGCTTTCGACCGTGCCGGAGGGTTTTAACGTCCACCGCACCGTCAAGCGCTTCATGGACAATCGCCTCGCCGCCATCGATTCGGGCGAAGGCATCGATTGGGCCACCGCCGAAGCCCTGGCGTTCGGCACGCTGGTCACCGACGGCCATCCCGTGCGCCTCTCCGGCCAGGATGTCGAGCGCGGCACCTTCTCGCAGCGTCACTCGGTCCTCAACGACCAGGAGACGGACGAGACCTATACCCCGCTCAACAATCTGGATGCCGACCAGTCGCGCTACGAAGTCATCAACTCGATGCTGTCCGAAGAAGCGGTACTCGGCTTCGAATACGGCTATTCGCTGGCCGAGCCGAACACGCTCACCCTCTGGGAAGCGCAGTTCGGCGACTTCGCCAACGGCGCCCAGGTGGTGGTGGACCAGTTCATCTCGTCGGGCGAGCGCAAGTGGTTCCGCATGTCGGGCCTCGTGATGCTCCTGCCGCACGGCTATGAAGGCCAGGGCCCCGAGCATTCCTCGGCGCGCCTCGAGCGCTATCTGCAGCTCTGCGCCGAAGACAACATGCAGGTCGCCAACTGCACGACGCCGGCCAATTACTACCATATCCTGCGCCGCCAGATCGCCCGCGACTTCCGCAAGCCCCTGATCCTGATGACGCCCAAGTCGCTGCTCCGCCACAAGCGGGCGGTCTCGGGCCTGGTCGAACTCGGCCCCGATAGCTGCTTCCATCGCCTGCTCTGGGACGATGCCGAGTCTCCGGGTGTCCCCAAGACCACGATCCGCCTGACTTCGGACGACAAGATCCGCCGCGTCGTCTTGTGCTCGGGCAAGGTCTATTACGACCTGCTCGAAGACCGCGAGAAGCGCGGCATCGACGATGTCTACCTGCTCCGTCTCGAACAGCTCTATCCGTTCCCGGCCAAGGCGCTGCTCGACGAGCTGTCGCGCTTCAAGAATGCCGAGATCGTCTGGTGCCAGGAAGAGCCGCGCAACATGGGCGCCTGGGCTTTCGTCCAACCCTATATCGACTGGGTCATGGACCAGATGGGCCGTGCCGGCCAGCGCCCGCGCTATGTCGGCCGCCCGGCCTCCGCATCCACCGCAACCGGCCTGATGCGTCTGCATCTGGAGCAATTGCACAGCTTCCTCGAAGAAGCTTTCGCCAAGTAA
- the odhB gene encoding 2-oxoglutarate dehydrogenase complex dihydrolipoyllysine-residue succinyltransferase, whose translation MSVDIRVPALGESVTEATIGQWFKKVGDVVAADEPLVELETDKVTIEVPAPAAGVLEAIAANPGDTVNVGALIGAIGSGDGKAAAPAAKPAEAPKAAAAAAPVASTATGSAAIAPSPSASKLIAENGLSAGAIAGSGKHGQVLKEDVLSAIAGKPAAAAAPAPAPVARAEAPAPVPAPVPRAPAPAEDGAREERVKMTRLRQTIARRLKDAQNTAAMLTTFNEVDMKPVMDLRARYKDVFEKKHGVKLGFMGFFTLAVVHALKEIPAVNAEIDGDELIYKNYAHIGVAVGTDKGLVVPVVRNADQLSIAGVEKEINRLGKLARDGQLSMADMQGGTFTISNGGVYGSLMSTPILNAPQSGILGMHKIQDRPVVENGQIVIRPMMYLALSYDHRIVDGKEAVTFLVRVKESLEAPERLVLDL comes from the coding sequence GTGTCGGTAGATATCCGGGTGCCCGCTCTGGGCGAAAGCGTCACCGAAGCCACGATCGGCCAATGGTTCAAGAAGGTGGGCGATGTCGTCGCCGCCGATGAACCCTTGGTCGAGCTGGAAACGGACAAGGTGACGATCGAGGTCCCGGCCCCGGCTGCAGGCGTACTCGAAGCCATCGCAGCCAATCCGGGCGATACGGTCAATGTCGGTGCCCTGATCGGCGCCATCGGCTCGGGCGACGGCAAGGCTGCGGCACCCGCCGCCAAGCCAGCTGAAGCGCCCAAGGCAGCCGCCGCTGCTGCGCCCGTCGCCTCCACCGCGACCGGCTCGGCCGCCATTGCGCCCAGCCCCTCGGCTTCAAAACTCATCGCCGAAAACGGCCTTTCGGCCGGCGCCATCGCCGGCTCGGGCAAGCACGGCCAGGTGCTCAAGGAAGACGTGCTGTCGGCCATTGCCGGCAAGCCCGCCGCTGCCGCCGCGCCGGCGCCCGCACCGGTTGCGCGGGCCGAAGCTCCGGCCCCGGTTCCCGCGCCGGTCCCCCGCGCTCCGGCTCCCGCCGAAGACGGCGCCCGCGAGGAACGCGTGAAAATGACCCGGCTGCGCCAGACCATTGCGCGCCGCCTCAAGGACGCCCAGAACACCGCCGCCATGCTCACCACCTTCAACGAGGTGGACATGAAGCCGGTGATGGACCTGCGCGCCCGCTACAAGGACGTCTTCGAGAAGAAGCACGGCGTCAAGCTGGGCTTCATGGGCTTCTTCACCCTGGCGGTCGTTCATGCCTTGAAGGAAATCCCGGCGGTCAATGCCGAGATCGATGGCGACGAGCTTATCTACAAGAACTATGCCCATATCGGGGTCGCCGTCGGCACCGACAAGGGCCTGGTGGTTCCTGTGGTCCGCAATGCCGACCAGCTTTCGATCGCCGGCGTCGAGAAGGAAATCAACCGTCTGGGCAAGCTCGCCCGCGACGGACAGCTCTCGATGGCCGACATGCAGGGCGGCACCTTCACCATCTCGAATGGCGGCGTCTATGGCTCGCTGATGTCGACCCCGATCCTCAACGCCCCGCAATCCGGCATTCTGGGCATGCACAAGATCCAGGATCGCCCCGTGGTCGAGAATGGCCAGATCGTCATCCGTCCGATGATGTATCTCGCCCTCTCCTATGACCACAGGATCGTGGACGGCAAGGAAGCGGTGACCTTCCTCGTGCGCGTCAAGGAAAGCCTCGAGGCGCCCGAACGTCTGGTGCTCGATCTCTAG
- a CDS encoding LysE family transporter — MQGHWLEFLGLMVAFGISAVIPGADFAMVLRQSIAHGRKAALFTSGGIATAILVHGSYTLLGMGVIVSQSILLFDILKYIGAAYLLYLAIATLRGPSPQPPTDLEDHNPRAATAWGAFALGFLTNLLNPKAVLFFLALFTTLVGATTPGPIKVFYVVSMSLELFIWFVLVSVFFTMPQIRNGFFKLGRWFNRITGLTFILLAIRVAVARQH; from the coding sequence ATGCAGGGACACTGGCTCGAATTCTTGGGGCTCATGGTGGCTTTCGGCATCAGCGCGGTGATTCCGGGCGCCGATTTCGCCATGGTGCTGCGCCAGTCGATCGCCCATGGCCGCAAGGCGGCGCTCTTCACCTCGGGCGGCATCGCCACGGCCATCCTTGTCCATGGCAGCTATACGCTCCTGGGCATGGGCGTCATCGTCAGCCAGTCGATTCTGCTCTTCGACATCCTCAAATATATCGGCGCGGCCTACCTCCTCTATCTCGCCATCGCGACGCTGCGCGGGCCGTCCCCGCAGCCGCCAACTGATCTCGAAGATCACAATCCGCGCGCGGCCACAGCCTGGGGCGCCTTCGCGCTGGGGTTCTTGACTAATCTCCTCAACCCCAAGGCGGTGCTGTTCTTCCTGGCGCTCTTCACCACGCTTGTCGGCGCCACGACGCCGGGCCCCATCAAGGTCTTCTACGTCGTCTCGATGAGCCTGGAGCTCTTCATCTGGTTCGTGCTGGTCTCGGTGTTCTTCACCATGCCGCAGATCCGAAACGGATTTTTCAAACTCGGGCGGTGGTTCAATCGCATCACCGGCCTTACATTCATCCTGTTGGCGATCCGCGTGGCGGTCGCAAGGCAACACTAA